A DNA window from Fibrobacter sp. UWR3 contains the following coding sequences:
- a CDS encoding ThiF family adenylyltransferase produces the protein MGIEKGIFNRTSLLLGDDVMGDIYQKRVIIFGLGGVGSWCAESLVRSGIKELVLVDSDRVCVTNVNRQLMATTKTVGQVKVDVLKNRLLEINPHANIVALQDIYEEANTDKFQLDTFDYIIDAIDSLENKMQLLWHATRTKATVFSSMGAALKMDPTRIKVAEFWKVAGCPLARALRDKFKKKKMALKKKVLCVYSDELLKNRGKNSSCGTDACMCPKVRHERSEAELQNANLVDHEWCSSKAQINGTMAHSTAIFGFMIAGLVMQDIYKKALASAE, from the coding sequence ATGGGAATCGAGAAAGGCATCTTTAACCGCACATCGCTCCTGCTCGGGGACGACGTGATGGGCGACATCTACCAGAAGCGCGTCATCATCTTCGGTCTCGGCGGAGTCGGCAGCTGGTGCGCAGAAAGCCTGGTGCGTTCCGGCATCAAGGAACTCGTGCTCGTCGATTCTGACCGCGTGTGCGTCACCAACGTAAACCGCCAACTGATGGCCACCACAAAGACCGTGGGGCAAGTCAAGGTTGACGTGCTGAAAAATCGCCTACTCGAAATCAACCCGCACGCCAACATTGTCGCATTGCAGGACATCTACGAAGAAGCGAATACAGACAAATTCCAACTGGACACATTCGACTACATCATCGATGCCATCGACAGCCTCGAAAACAAGATGCAGCTGTTGTGGCACGCCACGCGCACAAAGGCCACGGTATTTTCTTCAATGGGCGCAGCCCTCAAGATGGACCCCACACGAATCAAGGTCGCCGAATTCTGGAAAGTCGCCGGTTGCCCGCTCGCCCGCGCCCTGCGCGACAAGTTCAAGAAAAAGAAAATGGCGCTCAAGAAAAAAGTGCTGTGCGTCTACAGCGACGAACTCCTGAAAAACCGCGGCAAGAATTCTTCTTGCGGAACGGACGCCTGCATGTGCCCCAAGGTGCGCCACGAAAGGAGCGAAGCCGAACTCCAGAATGCAAACCTGGTCGATCACGAATGGTGCAGCAGCAAGGCGCAAATCAACGGCACCATGGCACACTCCACCGCTATTTTTGGATTCATGATTGCAGGCCTCGTGATGCAGGACATCTACAAGAAGGCATTGGCCAGCGCGGAGTAA
- the dtd gene encoding D-aminoacyl-tRNA deacylase — translation MKFLIQRVLNAQVDIEGQTVGKIGKGYMILIGVGEDDTREIADRLIHKMLALRIFADENGKTNLSIKDVGGELLLVSQFTLYANCNKGNRPTFNGAGNPALANELYEYIIAECKKEIPVVQTGKFGADMQVSLTNDGPFTIMLE, via the coding sequence ATGAAATTCCTAATTCAGCGGGTATTGAACGCCCAGGTGGATATCGAAGGGCAGACCGTCGGCAAGATCGGCAAGGGCTACATGATTCTCATCGGCGTAGGCGAAGACGACACCCGCGAAATCGCCGACAGGCTCATCCACAAGATGCTTGCGCTGCGCATCTTCGCTGACGAAAACGGCAAGACGAACCTTTCCATCAAGGATGTCGGCGGAGAGCTCCTGCTTGTCTCGCAATTCACGCTGTACGCGAACTGCAACAAGGGAAACCGCCCCACGTTCAACGGCGCCGGCAACCCGGCACTTGCAAACGAGCTCTACGAATACATTATCGCAGAATGCAAAAAAGAAATCCCCGTCGTGCAGACAGGGAAATTCGGCGCCGATATGCAGGTGAGCCTCACGAACGACGGCCCCTTCACGATTATGCTGGAATAG